Genomic DNA from Parvivirga hydrogeniphila:
CAGCGGACCTGACGCTCGACGGTGGAGAGACGGAGCACGGCGTGGCCTCCACCGTCGTGGACTGCACGGGGCCCGAGCCCGTGGTGGTGCGCGAAGGCGCCATCCCCGCGGAGCAGGTGCTCGCGGCGGCCTCTGCGCAGGAGGCGTAGAGCCGGTCTCGCGGAACAGGCCGCTGCTGCTACAATGCGGGAGGCGCCGTGTGCGCCTCCCGCATCCGTGTCACGAAGGGTCTGCCCATGCGCATCTTCATCGGGAGCGACCACGCCGGTTTCGCGCTCAAAGAGCACGTGAAGTCGTATCTGGAACGCTCCGGTCACGACGTGGTGGACGTCGGCACGCACTCCGACGAGTCAGTGGACTATCCGGACTACGCGCTTGCGGTCGCGCGCGCCGTCGCGTCGGGCGAGGCCGACCTCGGCGTGCTGGTGTGCGGCACCGGCCTCGGGATGGAGATCGCGGCCAACAAGGTGCGAGGCGTGCGCGCCGTGCAGGTCATGGACCCGGAGCTTGCGGTCATGGCGCGCAAGCACAACGACGCGAACGTGCTCACGCTCGCGGGCAGGCACACGGACCCTCAGACGGCCGAGCGCATCGTCGACGCCTTCGTGAGCACCGCGTTCGAGGGCGGCCGGCACGAGCGCCGCGTCGGCAAGATCGCAGCGATAGAGCAGCAGTACCGGCCTGGCAGCGCGGACAGAAAGGAATCGTGACATGGCTTTGGAGCACCTGCGGCAGACCGACCCCGAAATCGCAGCAGCGATCGACGCAGAGCTCGAGCGGCAGCGCAACACGATCGAGCTCATCGCGAGCGAGAACTTCGTGTCGATGGCCGTGCTCGAAGCGGCCGGGACGGTCCTGACGAACAAGTACGCCGAAGGGCTTCCAGGCAAGCGGTACTACGGCGGATGCGAGAAGGTCGACATCGTCGAGGACCTCGCTCGGGAGCGCGCCAAGCGCTTGTTCGGCGCCGAGCACGCGAACGTGCAGCCGCACGCTGGCGCGCAGGCGAACATGGCCGTGTTCTTCGCAGCGCTCACGCCAGGCGACACGGTGCTCGGCATGAGCCTCGCGATGGGCGGACACCTCACGCACGGCTCGCCCGTGAACTTCTCAGGCAAGTGGTTCAAGGTGGTGCCGTACGGCCTGGATCCCGAGACCGAGACGATCGACTACGACGAGGTCGAGCGGCTCGCCAAGGAGCACCGGCCGAAGCTCATCATCGCCGGTGCGAGCGCGTACCCCCGCATCATCGACTTCGAGCGCTTCGCGGCGATCGCGCGCGAGGTGGGAGCGTACCTCATGGTCGACATGGCCCACATCGCCGGGCTCGTCGCCACCGGTGCGCACCCGTCGCCCGTCCCGCACGCGGACTTCGTCACCTCCACGAGCCATAAGACGCTCCGCGGGCCGCGCTCCGGCTTCGTGCTGTGCAAGGCCGAGCACGCCGCGGCGCTGGACAAGGCGGTGTTCCCGGGGCTGCAAGGCGGACCGCTCGAGCACATCATCGCGGCGAAGGCGGTGGCGTTTTACGAGGCGATGCAGCCTGAGTTCGCGGAGTACATCGACCGCGTGGTTGCGAACGCCCGCGCGATGGGCGAGGCGATGGTGGAGGCGGGTCTGAGGCTGGTGTCGGGAGGCACCGACAACCACCTCATGCTCGTCGACCTCAGGTCTGCGGGCATCACGGGCAAGGACGCGCAGAACCTGCTCGAGACGGTCGGCATCACGGTCAATAAGAACGCCATCCCCAACGACCCGGAAAGCCCGTTCGTCACGAGCGGCATCCGCGTCGGATCGCCGGCCATGACGACGCGCGGATTCTCCGAAGACGACGCCAGGTTGGTCGGCCGGCTCATCGCGGAGACGCTGTACCACCGCGACGAGCCGAAGACCCTCGAGCGCATCGCGGGGCAGGTCCGCGAGCTGCTCGCTGCGCACCCGCTGTACCCCGAGCTGTGACGGTTCACCGGACGAAGGAGGTCGTCATGGGAGAGCGCCGCTGGGACAACGTGGTCGTCATGGACCACCCGCTCATCCAGCACAAACTCTCGATCCTGCGGGACGTCGGCACCGGCGCCAAGGAGTTCCGGGAGCTCGTCAAGGAGCTGGCGATGCTCATGGCCTACGAGGCGACGCGCTCGTTCCAGCTTTCCGAGACGGTGGTGACGACGCCAATCGCCGAGACGACCACCTACGTGCTGGCCGGCAAGAAGGTTGCCGTCATCCCGATCCTGCGCGCAGGGCTCGGCATGGTCGACGGCATCCTTGAGCTCCTCCCGGCGGCGAAAGTCGGCCACATCGGCCTGT
This window encodes:
- a CDS encoding serine hydroxymethyltransferase, which encodes MALEHLRQTDPEIAAAIDAELERQRNTIELIASENFVSMAVLEAAGTVLTNKYAEGLPGKRYYGGCEKVDIVEDLARERAKRLFGAEHANVQPHAGAQANMAVFFAALTPGDTVLGMSLAMGGHLTHGSPVNFSGKWFKVVPYGLDPETETIDYDEVERLAKEHRPKLIIAGASAYPRIIDFERFAAIAREVGAYLMVDMAHIAGLVATGAHPSPVPHADFVTSTSHKTLRGPRSGFVLCKAEHAAALDKAVFPGLQGGPLEHIIAAKAVAFYEAMQPEFAEYIDRVVANARAMGEAMVEAGLRLVSGGTDNHLMLVDLRSAGITGKDAQNLLETVGITVNKNAIPNDPESPFVTSGIRVGSPAMTTRGFSEDDARLVGRLIAETLYHRDEPKTLERIAGQVRELLAAHPLYPEL
- the upp gene encoding uracil phosphoribosyltransferase, with the protein product MGERRWDNVVVMDHPLIQHKLSILRDVGTGAKEFRELVKELAMLMAYEATRSFQLSETVVTTPIAETTTYVLAGKKVAVIPILRAGLGMVDGILELLPAAKVGHIGLYRDPETLQPVEYYCKLPEDIGERDILIVDPMLATGGSAAAAVQFLRQRGANAVNLLCIIAAPEGIEAVLSACEDVTIYTCAVDSHLNDHGYIVPGLGDAGDRLFGTK
- the rpiB gene encoding ribose 5-phosphate isomerase B is translated as MRIFIGSDHAGFALKEHVKSYLERSGHDVVDVGTHSDESVDYPDYALAVARAVASGEADLGVLVCGTGLGMEIAANKVRGVRAVQVMDPELAVMARKHNDANVLTLAGRHTDPQTAERIVDAFVSTAFEGGRHERRVGKIAAIEQQYRPGSADRKES